The following nucleotide sequence is from Penicillium digitatum chromosome 5, complete sequence.
CCGCCTATCTGTTCACCCGTATTGATCCCAAGAAGGCCGATGAATGGCGTGAGATGTTTGGTGGGTCGCAGGCCGAccggaagaagaaggaggaggaggctgcCAAGCAGGCTGCGAAGAAGGCTGCTGCTAAGGctaagaagaaggagaagaaggagaagggcCGTGCTGGTGCTCCTGGAGGTGTGGAGGGGTCTGCTAAGGGTGGTGCGGAGAAGATCTCTGTTACTACCGAGGGCACAAACGATGAGGCTGTTGAGAAGATTGCTGATGGGGTGGCGCAGGTTACTCTGCCTACCTCGTAGATTGTCAGGTCTTTAACGGGGTGATCTAGATGAGAAAATACATGCAAGGCGCGTTGTgggggttttcttttttatgATTCTCTTTGCGAGATGTTGTGCATGGGTGATGGACGGTGATCATCTTCTGGGCATATTGAACTGGCTTGGGGAATTCTTCCTTTTAATAGGTATCATACGCATGGATGCAGTGAAGGTGTTTTGACTTTGATATCTTGATTTTGGATGTCCTGTTTACTTGTCCCTGCTTAGCTCTATGATCTGTAGTTATAGTGAACGGTCGGGATTCCAGAATTACATCTCCAAGGTCCTAGCAGACCTTTCCAAGACATTAAAAAAATTTAGCCAGGCTAGCAAAAAATTTCCCATTTGCACTTGATCAAAACACGCCGACGTGGTAAAAATTTCATTACATGCTCGTTGTAGCGATGGGACACGAAAGCGATTGGCGAAAATAAAAATCCCTCCATCCCACgcaaaaaagaagaagaaaaaaagccCCGGTTCAAATCAACGCTTGCGCGTGCTCGGTCTGGGCTTTGTCTCATCAGGTCCGATAGGGTGCAGCATGACCTTGTTGGTAGTCTGTTGGGTATTGACGGAGTAGCCCTTGCTCCAGTCGTAGCTGACAGAGTAAGCGAAGATGTTTCCAGTGCGGTTGAAAGCGGTGGTAGTGATAGGGCCCCCGACAGCGGGGTAACCCTTGAGACGGTGCTTCGCATCCTTATCCCAGAAGTGGAAAGTGCCGTCGGCACCTGCAGTACTAAATGTACCATGAATGGGATGGAAGGAGATAGCGTTAACGGAGTAGATATTGCAAACATCGCGGTTTGCAGGCGGGGTTTCACGGTGGCACTTGAAGGAGAAGTTCGAGGCGGAATCCTTCTCCTCTACGTACTGAATAGCACAACGGCCCTCGACAGAGCCGACAGCGAAGCCCGAAGCATCTGAAAAGCAGCTGACTACCCGCGTCTGCCACTTGAGGGGTGATTGCATGGTCTTGTAGAACTTTGTTGGCTGGTCGAGGTTGATGATATTGATGTAGCGGTCTGCGGTACCGATGACAAGCAGTTTATTCTTGACATCCATGGTGTAGACACGCTCCTGACACTCGACGGACGCAATTGCGGTCGACTGGCGCAAATCCCAGTATTTAACTGTCTTGTCCCACGAGCCGGTGATCAGGAGTGGGGTTCCGCCCACGGATGGATTGGGGATCATATGGCAGCTTCGAATGGGGGCGTCATGGGCGGCAACTTGGGTTGTTGTGCCTGAGCCGAGATCGATCATGCGGGCTGCCTTGTCGGCACCAGCACCGACGACCTTGGTTCCATCCtgtgagagagagagaaaaaaaagatgacgTTAGTTTCTAGACTTGGGTCGTTGAGGGGCGAGTATGGAGATGTGGTGAGAAAGGATCTAAGCGTACTGGAGACCAACAGCAGTTCAGAACTGGTGCTTCATGTTCGAAGAGAGCCTTTCCTTCACTTTGTCCCTGGTCGTTGATTTCGTAGATGCGAACTTTCTTATCCCACGAGGCGACGGCTAGGTGTTCGCTGGTAGGCGAGAAGCAGagatccgagataccatcCTCGGGAGGAGTATTGAGAGCAACGTCCTTGGAAATGTCGCCGGTGGTGTTTGTCTGGCCCGCCGAGGCCGACGACGCGCCGGCGCCGAAAAGTGACATTTGAAAGGGCGCGAGAGGTGTGATGTGGTACAGGGTATCGAGGGGGAGGAGATGAAAGGTTATGAACAGAAAACAAAGGCAAAGCTGAATTCACAACCGAGGAGTCATGCGAAGGAGAGAGAAAGTCAAGCTCAAAGGAGAAAGGACGAGATGGAGAAATCGAGGATAATTGTAGCTCGACAGAAAGCGATGCGCGATGCCGGCAGAAAATAATTCTCACCGCCTTTATGCCTGTGGACTTTA
It contains:
- a CDS encoding Nuclear pore complex protein (SonA), putative, whose product is MSLFGAGASSASAGQTNTTGDISKDVALNTPPEDGISDLCFSPTSEHLAVASWDKKVRIYEINDQGQSEGKALFEHEAPVLNCCWSPDGTKVVGAGADKAARMIDLGSGTTTQVAAHDAPIRSCHMIPNPSVGGTPLLITGSWDKTVKYWDLRQSTAIASVECQERVYTMDVKNKLLVIGTADRYINIINLDQPTKFYKTMQSPLKWQTRVVSCFSDASGFAVGSVEGRCAIQYVEEKDSASNFSFKCHRETPPANRDVCNIYSVNAISFHPIHGTFSTAGADGTFHFWDKDAKHRLKGYPAVGGPITTTAFNRTGNIFAYSVSYDWSKGYSVNTQQTTNKVMLHPIGPDETKPRPSTRKR